From the Entelurus aequoreus isolate RoL-2023_Sb linkage group LG13, RoL_Eaeq_v1.1, whole genome shotgun sequence genome, the window CGTTTTTTGTGTGAGCAGCATAGCAGGGCTTAGAATGAAAGGATGCTCTGGGTCTGATGAGACTGGTATCAGCGGGCGGGCATTCATTATGGCCGTGACTTCTGCAAGAAATGTAGTCAGTATTTCATGGGTAAGTTGAGCACGACCAGCTTGCCGCAACATGTTGTCCAGAATGCGCCTCGCCAGGCCGATCATACGTTCCCATACTCCCCCCATATGGGATGAATGGGGTGGGTTGAATACCCATGTGCACTTGTGTTCCTGTAAATATTGTTGCACTTTGTTCTCGTCTGGCACTGACGTTGTGATGTCTTTGTGAGCACCAATAAAATTAGTGCCACAGTCCGAGCGTAGCTGTTTAGCAGGACCTCTCAGCGCAAAAAAGCGCCTCAGTGCATTGATAAAACTTGATGAGCTCATCTCCTCCACAACTTCAATGTGAACAGCCCTTGTGCACAAGCAGGTAAAGAGTACTGCCCACCGTTTGCTGTTAGCCTGTCCTCCTCTTGTACGCCTTGTGAATACTTCCCATGGACCAAAAATGTCCAAGCCCACATAAGAAAAGGGGGGCTCTAGCTGAAGTCGGTCTACTGGCAGGTCACTCATTATTTGCTCCTCAAACTTTCCTCTCAGTTTCTTGCATGTAACACACTTGTTTATAACTTTGCCAATGCACCTTTTTGCACCTACAATCCACAGGCCACTTTCTCTGACCGCCGCTTCGGTAAAGTGTCTCCCTTGGTGGTTAACCTTTTCATGGTGATGTCGCACAAGGAGGGTGGTTATGTAGTTGGTGCCTGGTAATATAATAGGattcatttcttttgtttctaagcCTGAGCGAATAATGCGACCACCGACTCTCAATATGCTGTCATTTCCAATGATGGGCTTAAGCTTTATGAGCGGGCTGTGTTTGGAAAgattttgttttgctgaaatGCATTTGATCTCATCTGCATATGTTTCTTGCTGAACATTTTTCATCATGATGTTCTCAGCTTGCTCTAACAGTTCACATGTAATGGCTGTTTTACAGATATGCCAACCAGTacagtctttgtttgttttggaaaaGGAGAAGCATTGTGCTACGTGAATCAGGTTTGCTACAGTTCTTTTCAGTGATTTCCATGAGGAAAAGTGTTCCCAGCGTTTTGTGTCTAACACGGTTTTTGTAGTGTTTGTGCAGAGGGTTCTTACCTCTGAGCGCACCTCTGCATCACTGTCTGGCTCCAGTAGCTCATACAGATGTTGCTCTGGCTGGATGTCTGAAGAGCACTGTAGGAAGGCCGGCCCTGTGAACCATGACGTTTTCTGCAACTCTGAAGCTGGGACAGCGCGTGAGCCGTGGTCAGCAGGATTTTGATCCGTTGCGACGAAGTGCCATTGCTCAGGTGTTGTTGACTCTCTGATGCGTCTAACACGGTTGTTTACATAGACGTAGAAGCGCCTTGACTGGTTGTTGATATAGCCCAGGATCACCTTGCTATCTGTGTAGAAGCCAATTTTGTCTATTTGATGGTCAATGTCATCGCTTATCACTTCTGCCATTTCCACAGACATAACTGCTGCACAGAGTTCAAGCCTGGGGACTGTAAGCTCCGGCTGGGGGGTGAGTCGTGCCTTACCCAGGACAAAGCCAACTTCTGTTGTGCCATCAGCAGCGGTAACTTTAATATAAGCAACTGCACATATTGCTTTCATAGATGCGTCCGAAAAGATGCATAGTTCTACACATTTGGCTTGAGAAAGTGGGATGTTGGAGTATGTGCGCGGCATTTGGAGGTTACTGAGGCATTGTAGGGACTGCTGCCATTCTATCCATTTCCCTCTCATGTCCTCGGGCAGGGCTGAATCCCACTCTGTAGTGTGCAGCGAAAGTTCTCTCAAAAGGAGTCGTCCTTGGATGATGACTGGAGACAGAAACCCTAGCGGGTCAAATACACTGTTTACTGTTGAAAGGACCATCTGCGTGTGTAGGGTTTGTCTGTATGGGGGAGTGAAAGGTGAAATAGTCTGATATTATGTTCCATTTTATGCCAAGGCTTCGCTGATCAGGAAGGTCGTCCTTGAACAGGTCCAAATCCTGGAGATCTTTGGCACGGTCCTCCACTGGAAAAGCATCCATCACCTCAACTTTGTTGGAGGCTATTTTGAGGAGCCGGAGATTTGAGGCTGCTAGCATTTCTTGTATTCTTTTGACAAGATTGATGGCGCCTTGCTCAGTGGGAACAGACTTCAAGGCATCATCCACATAAAAGTCTCTTTCAACAAACTGACGCACATCTGCCCCGTATTTTTCCTCACCTTGTTGTGCAGCTCTTCTTAGCCCATAGGTTGCTACTGCAGGGGAGGGGCTATTGCCAAAAACATGGACGCACATTCTGTAGTCCACTATGTCATTTTTGGGGTTATTGTCTTTGTGCCACACAAATCTTAAAACATCTCTACAGTCCTCTCTTACTAGAAAGCAGTAAAACATCTGCTGAATGTCTGCGATTATTGCAACTTTATGCTTCCTAAACCTCACTAGTACACCCAATAGACTGTTGTTTAGGTTAGGCCCTGAGAGTAACGCATCATTAAGTGACATACCTTCAAACTGTCCGCTGGAGTCAAATACCACTCTTATCTGCGATTTTTTCTGTGGATGGTAGACTCCGAAAAAGGGCAAATACCAATACTCTTTATTTTTCTGTACTGGGGGTGCAAGCTCAGCATGTCCATTGTCCATCATCTTTTGCATAAAGTCTGTGAGGTGGGACTGCATTTCTGGGTTTTTTATGAGTGTGCGTTGCAGTGACTTGAGGCGACTAACTGCATACTGCCGGTTGTTTGGTAGTATTTTCCTTGGCTCACGAAAAGGTAGTGGGGCCACTCAGCTCTTTGACTCATTTTGTGTGAACTCATTGTCCATAATTTTGAGGAATAACAGATCCTCCATCGAAGGTGCAAGCTTGTTGTCATTTTTAGTCTGACAGAAAACTTCTCTTCCAAAGCTTACGTTGcttgcattttctttcatttttgtgCTACTGAGAGCTAGCTGTCGATCTGGAAGATTAGTCTCTGATTTGATAGTGAAGTGATTTTCACAAGGAGGAAAATGAGTGGGCCTCCCATTTGCTAGAACGTGAGTCTTTAAACTGGTGACCTTTGAAGGCTTATGAGTGCTACCCAAGCAAACTTCTCCCACTATCACCCAGCCTAGATCCAGCCTCTGTGCATATGGTGCATTGTGTGTTCCATTGATTTGACTGCGCACTTTATGGACTCTTAGAATGTCTCTTCCGAGTAATAGAAAAATCTCAGCACTGTCATCTAGAGGTGGTATTTTGTGTGCAATACGTTCGAGATGAGGATGACCTTGTGCAGCGGCTGGAGTGGGAATTTCCTCTCT encodes:
- the LOC133663402 gene encoding uncharacterized protein LOC133663402 isoform X4: MVLSTVNSVFDPLGFLSPVIIQGRLLLRELSLHTTEWDSALPEDMRGKWIEWQQSLQCLSNLQMPRTYSNIPLSQAKCVELCIFSDASMKAICAVAYIKVTAADGTTEVGFVLGKARLTPQPELTVPRLELCAAVMSVEMAEVISDDIDHQIDKIGFYTDSKVILGYINNQSRRFYVYVNNRVRRIRESTTPEQWHFVATDQNPADHGSRAVPASELQKTSWFTGPAFLQCSSDIQPEQHLYELLEPDSDAEVRSEFLCADLRMKAATPGSLALAKRGTVKANPGPTPDT
- the LOC133663402 gene encoding uncharacterized protein LOC133663402 isoform X2, which produces MVLSTVNSVFDPLGFLSPVIIQGRLLLRELSLHTTEWDSALPEDMRGKWIEWQQSLQCLSNLQMPRTYSNIPLSQAKCVELCIFSDASMKAICAVAYIKVTAADGTTEVGFVLGKARLTPQPELTVPRLELCAAVMSVEMAEVISDDIDHQIDKIGFYTDSKVILGYINNQSRRFYVYVNNRVRRIRESTTPEQWHFVATDQNPADHGSRAVPASELQKTSWFTGPAFLQCSSDIQPEQHLYELLEPDSDAEVRSEVRTLCTNTTKTVLDTKRWEHFSSWKSLKRTVANLIHVAQCFSFSKTNKDCTGWHICKTAITCELLEQAENIMMKNVQQETYADEIKCISAKQNLSKHSPLIKLKPIIGNDSILRVGGRIIRSGLETKEMNPIILPGTNYITTLLVRHHHEKVNHQGRHFTEAAVRESGLWIVGAKRCIGKVINKCVTCKKLRGKFEEQIMSDLPVDRLQLEPPFSYVGLDIFGPWEVFTRRTRGGQANSKRWAVLFTCLCTRAVHIEVVEEMSSSSFINALRRFFALRGPAKQLRSDCGTNFIGAHKDITTSVPDENKVQQYLQEHKCTWVFNPPHSSHMGGVWERMIGLARRILDNMLRQAGRAQLTHEILTTFLAEVTAIMNARPLIPVSSDPEHPFILSPAMLLTQKTHAVPPICDNIDQKEMLKSHWKRVQFLADNFWSRWQKEYLSSLQSRQKWHHKRTDIKEGDVVLLKDEQTRRNEWPMGVIAKTVPSVDGTVRKVEVRVANQGTVKTYFRPISELFFLLSGDV